Proteins found in one Bremerella volcania genomic segment:
- a CDS encoding DUF3597 domain-containing protein, whose product MWPFRRKSSRPAPTPPAVVELPPQEPDDPFGFGYKNTWWAVPSVDMQAVVTAFGLQNSQPANWRSGIANAYDRSVFVTPAVDGWTLVTGFELPPSNNDVRREVAQPLEELSQTFGEAQVFSTHRIVDYHVWAKAVQGKLIRGYGYLGESGETLWNAGDLTPEEQSLGIAFVDERSLKDEEESYWERDDIQTASEDDVMNVARAWSVAPCDFKNYKPRERKLGILGSHSELFTRFFP is encoded by the coding sequence ATGTGGCCATTTCGACGCAAAAGTTCCAGGCCAGCACCAACTCCGCCTGCCGTTGTTGAGCTTCCACCTCAGGAGCCTGACGATCCATTTGGTTTCGGTTACAAGAACACGTGGTGGGCGGTTCCGTCCGTCGACATGCAGGCCGTGGTGACCGCTTTTGGCCTGCAGAACTCTCAGCCAGCCAATTGGCGGTCTGGCATCGCGAATGCCTACGATCGCTCGGTGTTTGTTACGCCGGCGGTCGATGGCTGGACCCTGGTGACAGGTTTTGAACTACCGCCGTCGAACAACGACGTACGCCGTGAAGTCGCCCAACCGCTGGAGGAACTCAGCCAAACTTTCGGCGAAGCTCAGGTATTCTCAACCCACCGAATCGTGGACTATCACGTTTGGGCGAAGGCCGTTCAAGGGAAGCTGATTCGCGGATACGGCTACCTGGGCGAATCAGGTGAAACGTTATGGAACGCTGGAGACTTAACCCCCGAAGAACAGTCGCTGGGCATCGCGTTCGTTGACGAAAGGAGCCTGAAAGACGAAGAAGAGTCGTATTGGGAACGCGATGATATCCAAACCGCGTCAGAAGACGACGTAATGAACGTCGCCCGAGCATGGTCTGTCGCCCCTTGTGATTTCAAGAATTACAAACCGCGGGAAAGAAAACTGGGCATCCTCGGCAGTCACTCGGAACTGTTTACAAGATTTTTTCCGTAG
- a CDS encoding C-terminal binding protein, whose product MAKFHVLLTDYAWEELEIEKQVLADNDVELIVATAKDEDSLAALAKQHQVDAIMTNWAQVTEKVISASPNVKIVARLGIGLDNIDMAYCTSKGILVTNTPDYCLTEVAEHTLALLFACARKVAMYHHDTMSGKYDLTAGPIMRRMEGQTLGIVGLGNIGMLLAQKAKCLGLNVVATSRSGKTMDGVETVDLDTLLAKSDYVSLLIPATPETKKSFGAEQFQKMKPTAYLINTARGAIVDHDALAAALEAGQLAGAALDVQDPEPCDLTIAPYNDPRVIVTPHAAFVSVESLENMRGRVSQQVVDCLQGKTPENVRNGLTVG is encoded by the coding sequence ATGGCCAAATTCCACGTTCTGCTGACCGACTATGCCTGGGAAGAACTGGAAATCGAAAAGCAAGTGCTCGCCGACAACGACGTCGAGTTGATCGTCGCCACCGCGAAGGACGAAGATTCGCTCGCCGCGCTCGCTAAGCAGCACCAGGTCGATGCCATCATGACTAACTGGGCCCAGGTCACCGAAAAGGTCATTTCGGCTTCTCCCAACGTGAAGATCGTCGCCCGACTGGGAATCGGACTCGATAACATCGACATGGCCTACTGCACGTCGAAGGGCATTCTCGTCACCAACACGCCCGACTACTGCTTGACCGAAGTCGCCGAGCACACGCTGGCACTCCTCTTCGCGTGTGCCCGGAAGGTGGCCATGTACCATCACGACACGATGAGCGGCAAGTACGACCTGACGGCCGGCCCGATCATGCGGCGGATGGAAGGTCAAACGCTCGGGATCGTCGGCTTGGGCAACATCGGCATGCTGCTGGCCCAAAAGGCCAAGTGCCTGGGCCTGAACGTCGTCGCCACCAGCCGCAGCGGCAAGACGATGGACGGCGTCGAAACGGTCGACCTCGACACGCTGCTGGCCAAGTCGGACTACGTCTCGCTTCTGATTCCTGCCACTCCGGAAACGAAAAAGTCGTTCGGGGCCGAGCAGTTTCAGAAGATGAAACCGACGGCCTACCTTATTAACACGGCTCGCGGGGCGATCGTCGATCACGACGCGCTGGCCGCCGCCCTGGAAGCCGGCCAGTTGGCCGGAGCGGCGCTCGACGTGCAAGACCCGGAACCGTGTGACTTGACGATCGCTCCGTACAACGACCCACGCGTGATCGTCACCCCGCACGCGGCGTTCGTGAGTGTCGAATCGCTGGAAAACATGCGCGGCCGCGTCTCGCAGCAGGTCGTCGACTGCTTGCAAGGAAAGACGCCAGAGAACGTCCGCAACGGTTTGACCGTCGGCTAG
- the uvrA gene encoding excinuclease ABC subunit UvrA — MPVSDIEVKGAREHNLREVTLTLPRNKLICLTGVSGSGKSSLAFDTVYAEGQRRYVESLSSYARQFMGQMPKPDVDYIGGLTPSISISQKTTSNNPRSTVGTITEIYDYLRVIFSRVGQGFCSECGKKLTAQTREQILERILGQEEGTSFAVLAPLVRGQKGEFKDLFVDLLKQGFVRARVDGEVIQLNDELQLDRQMRHNIELVVDRLSIKEGVRGRLAEAVELALKMGEGSLIIAPREDETPEGQEAAPKKKRAKSKRSKTAVAGDMMFSVDYACVDCGISYSPPTPQLFSFNSPQGMCPTCDGLGKVYTFDPELLVPDVTLSFKQGAIELLGKWKELGRWKRHIYQGMADTMERKYDLGKGAILETAWRDMPQEHQDYLLWGTGDEHITFTWRGGNSPQMYGGTYGGIVPDLLEKYRNTNSKPQQRQLEKYMATVICPQCHGDRLNPQARSVKVTTASKAFGKDGSRTLPEICQLSIQQAADFFGELELDSLSQKIAEEAVKEVRGRLGFLQNVGLEYLTLDRTAPTLSGGESQRIRLAGQIGCGLVGVTYILDEPSIGLHPRDNDRLLATLNDLRDLGNTVLVVEHDEDTMRVADHIIDFGPGAGVRGGYVVAQGSAKQLEAVEESVTGRFLSGKDKIEIPTSRRPLGEKKLRIVGAAQNNLKNITAEIPLGGFVCITGASGSGKSSLINGILVEALRRDLNGGLGEPGEHERIEGIEHLDKMIAIDQSPIGRTPRSNPATYIKVFDEIRDLFAQLPESRKRGYKPGRFSFNVDGGRCSACEGNGANKLEMDFLADIWVTCPVCEGHRFNRETLEILFKDKSIADILEMDVQDALKTFENVPKIAQKLQTLHDVGLDYIKLGQPSPTLSGGEAQRIKLAKELSKRSTGKTLYLLDEPTTGLHFADTKMLLKVLHDFASAGNTVLVVEHNLDVIKTADWVVDLGPEGGINGGTIVAEGTPEEVAAVEASYTGQALQPLLRGETSRAVAEIKRAAKESQQTAKVQAKRIDVRGAKMHNLKDVSVGIDRDKMTVFCGPSGSGKSSLAMDTIYAEGQRRYVESLSAYARQFVGQMQKPKVDHIEGLSPAIAIEQKNLGKSPRSTVGTVTEIYDYLRVLMSRLGEPNCPDCDVPIKTQTSTQITDKVLQEEEGTKLFLLAPRHLDTGQQYSDLWEELKAAGYQRVRVDGVVHTIDKMPKIDRRRKHDVEVVVDRIVVRQDARPRIADSVEIALSQSGGVLVLAYAEDDVPEAHWRTKRLSQKLSCESCDRSFDPLSPHNFSFNSYLGWCPDCEGLGTQTGADPTALLSDPKRSLAEGALRLWPDLKSPTAMRMLEAICEKNKIPIDVPFEQLGARQRRIILHGTGDTVYDIYTDGKKKDKIEFRFQFKGLYPALEDASRLSPSFRGQLESLVAEVECTTCDGSRLRDDASAVRFRKKSMRDITSMPLAELLEFIRSAKLKKREQKIAGELLREIDSRVQFLLDVGLEYLTLRRTAPTLSAGEAQRIRLASQLGSGLCGVLYVLDEPTIGLHPRDNRRLLKALHRLRDLGNTLLVVEHDQEVIEGSDRLIDFGPQAGRHGGTIVAEGTPKQIAKASGSVTGPYISGKQAIYAPSNRRMMSIANNSDEDVIADFSSPSGEWLEIVGASHRNLRNVNVSIPLGALVAIGGPSGSGKSTLVQDILYNTLARRLHRASTIPGAHDALRGMENINKVIRVDQQPIGNSPSSNPATYTGVFDLIRDLFAQLPDAKVRGYTARRFSFNVEGGRCEDCQGMGQKCIEMHFLPDVWVTCETCNGLRYNEETLAVKFHGKSISEVLEMSCGQAVQLFENIPKIRRTLQTLCDVGLDYVTLGQSAPTLSGGEAQRVKLASELARPDTGRTLYLLDEPSTGLHFEDLKKLLDVFHRLVDLGNTVIVIEHNLDILKQADWVIEMGPEAGQAGGQVVTVGTPEDIVAYSKSFLKLAKKQKSEESTLTDERGMTWLRSHTGEALGPVLEAAPREERPQYDPHAAEQQREGDLDIDDVGAQIQMPWELDGRRWHTKDRVGRDGQPCNWDGKILAEVVDRIQASDSFSDPNWNSRTIVEIAAKKKSDGWFFHGITGESWLVKLKFRVMKGTFNKYELPQELNLPTLNQMDDLPIYSNDPRVKVKNLRGPFQEVEIRAHSWQEINKPEFWKFVDDAIIGFQKYESTISQDVESHMPWKKLGEKWHLSRKGFPPGKKVAWDQSVLEEVIELLKEVAPQGEILWNNQMLINMMIPGKRTAWAVVTTKKPEHVRLELKTSKASTTQGRIAGLGHEPDVDQSRSGEEIVRLHFRHDADLQKGDLRAFLKESFEGESSSGQRSLL; from the coding sequence ATGCCGGTTTCCGATATTGAAGTCAAAGGGGCCCGCGAACACAATCTGCGCGAGGTCACGCTGACGCTTCCTCGCAATAAACTGATTTGCTTGACGGGCGTGAGCGGTAGCGGGAAAAGCTCGCTGGCGTTCGATACCGTCTATGCGGAAGGGCAGCGGCGGTACGTCGAGAGCCTGTCCAGCTACGCGCGGCAATTCATGGGGCAGATGCCCAAGCCCGACGTCGACTACATCGGCGGCTTGACCCCCAGCATTTCGATTTCGCAGAAGACGACCAGCAACAACCCACGTAGTACGGTCGGCACGATCACCGAAATCTACGACTATCTCCGCGTGATCTTCTCGCGCGTGGGGCAGGGCTTTTGTAGTGAATGTGGCAAGAAGCTCACCGCCCAGACGCGGGAACAAATCCTCGAGCGGATTCTCGGCCAGGAAGAAGGGACCTCGTTCGCCGTGCTTGCTCCGCTGGTTCGCGGCCAGAAGGGGGAGTTTAAGGACCTGTTCGTCGACCTGTTAAAGCAGGGCTTCGTCCGGGCTCGGGTCGACGGTGAGGTCATCCAGCTCAACGACGAGCTGCAGCTCGATCGCCAGATGCGGCACAACATCGAATTGGTCGTCGATCGTTTGAGCATCAAAGAGGGGGTCCGCGGACGCCTGGCCGAAGCGGTCGAGCTGGCCCTGAAGATGGGAGAAGGCAGCCTGATCATCGCCCCGCGCGAAGACGAAACGCCCGAAGGGCAGGAAGCGGCCCCGAAAAAGAAACGGGCCAAAAGCAAGCGCAGCAAGACGGCCGTGGCTGGCGACATGATGTTCTCGGTCGACTACGCCTGCGTCGACTGTGGAATATCTTACAGTCCGCCGACGCCGCAGCTGTTCAGCTTCAACTCGCCACAGGGGATGTGCCCGACGTGCGACGGCCTGGGCAAGGTCTACACGTTCGATCCTGAACTGCTGGTCCCCGACGTGACCTTGTCGTTCAAGCAAGGGGCGATCGAACTGCTAGGCAAGTGGAAAGAGCTGGGCCGCTGGAAGCGTCATATCTATCAAGGTATGGCCGACACGATGGAGCGGAAGTACGACCTGGGCAAAGGGGCCATCCTGGAAACGGCCTGGCGCGACATGCCCCAGGAGCACCAAGACTACCTGCTGTGGGGCACCGGAGACGAGCACATCACGTTCACCTGGCGCGGCGGCAACAGCCCCCAGATGTACGGTGGCACCTACGGTGGCATTGTGCCTGACCTGCTGGAAAAGTATCGCAATACCAACTCGAAGCCGCAGCAGCGGCAGCTTGAAAAGTACATGGCCACGGTCATCTGCCCACAGTGCCATGGCGATCGCCTGAACCCTCAGGCCCGTAGCGTGAAGGTCACCACCGCCAGCAAGGCGTTCGGCAAGGACGGCTCGCGGACGCTGCCGGAGATCTGCCAGCTGTCGATTCAACAGGCGGCCGATTTCTTCGGAGAGCTGGAACTCGACAGCCTTTCGCAGAAGATCGCCGAAGAAGCAGTCAAGGAAGTGCGAGGACGACTCGGCTTCCTGCAGAACGTGGGGCTCGAATACCTCACGCTCGACCGAACGGCTCCGACCCTCAGCGGTGGTGAATCGCAGCGTATACGCCTGGCAGGGCAGATCGGCTGCGGCCTGGTCGGCGTGACGTATATCCTCGACGAACCGTCGATCGGTCTCCACCCGCGCGATAACGACCGCCTGCTGGCAACCTTGAACGACCTGCGCGACCTGGGCAACACGGTCCTGGTGGTCGAGCACGACGAAGACACGATGCGCGTCGCCGACCATATCATCGACTTCGGTCCCGGGGCCGGAGTGCGCGGCGGGTACGTCGTCGCCCAAGGCTCGGCCAAGCAGTTGGAAGCGGTCGAGGAAAGCGTCACCGGGCGGTTCCTGTCCGGCAAAGACAAAATCGAAATCCCCACGTCGCGCCGTCCTTTAGGCGAGAAGAAGCTCCGCATCGTCGGTGCCGCGCAGAACAACCTGAAGAACATCACCGCCGAGATCCCGCTAGGGGGATTCGTCTGCATCACGGGGGCCAGTGGTAGCGGCAAGAGTTCGCTCATTAACGGCATCCTGGTCGAAGCGCTCCGCCGCGATTTGAACGGCGGCCTGGGCGAGCCAGGCGAGCACGAGCGGATCGAAGGGATCGAGCATCTCGACAAGATGATCGCGATCGATCAAAGCCCGATCGGCCGCACGCCGCGCAGCAACCCGGCGACCTACATCAAGGTGTTCGACGAAATCCGCGACCTGTTCGCCCAACTGCCCGAGTCTCGCAAGCGAGGCTACAAGCCAGGCCGCTTCAGCTTCAACGTCGACGGCGGCCGCTGCAGTGCCTGCGAAGGGAACGGGGCCAACAAGCTGGAGATGGACTTCCTGGCCGACATCTGGGTCACCTGCCCGGTGTGCGAAGGACACCGCTTCAACCGCGAAACGCTCGAAATCTTGTTCAAAGACAAGTCGATCGCCGACATCTTAGAGATGGACGTGCAGGACGCTTTGAAGACGTTCGAGAACGTCCCCAAGATCGCCCAGAAGCTGCAAACGCTGCACGACGTCGGGCTCGATTACATCAAGCTCGGGCAGCCTTCGCCGACCCTTTCTGGGGGTGAAGCCCAGCGTATCAAGCTCGCCAAAGAGCTTTCCAAACGCAGCACCGGCAAGACGCTGTACCTGTTGGACGAACCCACCACCGGGCTCCACTTCGCCGACACGAAGATGCTGCTGAAAGTGCTGCACGACTTCGCCAGCGCCGGCAACACGGTGCTGGTGGTCGAACATAACCTGGACGTGATCAAGACGGCCGACTGGGTTGTCGATCTCGGTCCTGAAGGGGGCATCAACGGCGGCACGATCGTCGCCGAAGGAACGCCGGAAGAAGTCGCCGCGGTCGAAGCTTCGTACACCGGCCAGGCACTGCAGCCTCTCTTGAGGGGTGAAACGAGCCGGGCCGTGGCCGAGATCAAACGCGCGGCGAAAGAGTCGCAGCAGACCGCCAAGGTTCAGGCCAAGCGGATCGACGTGCGTGGTGCCAAGATGCACAACCTGAAGGACGTCAGCGTCGGCATCGACCGCGACAAGATGACCGTCTTCTGCGGCCCCAGCGGTAGCGGCAAAAGCTCGCTGGCGATGGATACGATCTACGCCGAGGGGCAGCGCCGCTACGTCGAAAGCCTGAGCGCGTACGCGCGGCAGTTCGTCGGCCAGATGCAGAAGCCGAAGGTCGACCACATCGAGGGACTTTCGCCGGCGATCGCCATCGAGCAGAAGAACCTCGGCAAGTCGCCCCGTTCGACGGTCGGTACCGTCACCGAGATTTACGACTACCTGCGCGTGCTGATGAGCCGCCTGGGCGAGCCCAATTGCCCCGACTGCGACGTCCCAATTAAAACGCAAACGTCGACGCAGATCACCGATAAGGTCTTGCAGGAAGAGGAGGGGACCAAGCTGTTCCTGCTCGCCCCGCGGCACCTCGATACGGGGCAACAATACTCCGACCTATGGGAAGAGCTGAAGGCCGCCGGTTATCAGCGCGTTCGCGTCGACGGCGTGGTGCACACGATCGACAAGATGCCGAAGATCGATCGCCGCCGCAAGCATGACGTGGAAGTGGTGGTCGACCGAATCGTCGTGCGTCAGGATGCCCGGCCGCGCATTGCCGACAGCGTCGAGATCGCGCTGAGCCAGTCCGGCGGCGTGTTAGTGCTCGCCTACGCGGAAGACGACGTCCCCGAAGCCCACTGGCGAACCAAGCGTCTGAGCCAGAAGCTTTCGTGCGAGTCTTGCGATCGCAGCTTCGATCCACTGTCGCCGCATAACTTCTCGTTCAACAGTTACCTCGGCTGGTGCCCCGACTGCGAAGGGCTCGGCACGCAGACCGGTGCCGATCCAACAGCACTGCTGAGCGATCCGAAGCGCAGCCTGGCTGAAGGTGCGCTGCGGTTGTGGCCCGACCTCAAGTCGCCGACCGCGATGCGCATGCTCGAAGCGATTTGCGAGAAGAACAAGATTCCGATCGACGTTCCGTTTGAACAACTTGGCGCGCGTCAGCGGCGAATCATTCTGCACGGCACCGGCGACACGGTCTACGACATCTACACCGATGGGAAGAAGAAAGACAAGATCGAGTTCCGCTTCCAGTTCAAGGGGTTGTATCCAGCGCTGGAAGATGCCTCGCGGCTGAGTCCTTCGTTCCGCGGTCAGCTGGAATCGCTGGTGGCGGAAGTGGAATGCACCACCTGCGATGGCTCGCGTTTGCGGGACGACGCCTCGGCGGTGCGTTTCCGGAAGAAGTCGATGCGCGACATCACCAGCATGCCGCTGGCCGAACTGCTGGAGTTCATCCGCTCGGCCAAATTGAAGAAGCGCGAACAGAAGATCGCCGGCGAGCTGCTCCGCGAGATCGACAGCCGCGTGCAGTTTTTGCTGGACGTGGGGCTCGAGTACCTGACTCTCCGCCGCACGGCCCCCACGCTTTCGGCCGGGGAAGCCCAGCGTATTCGCCTGGCCAGCCAGCTGGGCAGCGGCCTGTGCGGCGTGCTGTACGTGCTGGACGAACCGACGATTGGCCTCCACCCGCGCGACAACCGTCGACTGCTCAAAGCATTGCATCGGCTGCGTGACCTGGGCAATACGCTGCTGGTGGTCGAACATGATCAGGAAGTGATTGAGGGGAGCGATCGGTTGATCGACTTTGGCCCTCAGGCAGGGCGTCACGGCGGAACGATCGTGGCCGAAGGAACGCCCAAGCAGATCGCCAAAGCCTCTGGCTCGGTAACCGGTCCATACATCTCGGGCAAACAGGCGATCTACGCGCCGAGCAATCGCCGTATGATGTCGATCGCGAACAACTCCGACGAAGACGTGATCGCCGATTTCAGCAGCCCTTCGGGCGAATGGCTTGAGATCGTCGGGGCCAGCCACCGCAACCTGCGGAACGTGAACGTCTCGATTCCGCTGGGTGCTTTGGTTGCCATTGGCGGCCCGAGCGGTAGCGGCAAGAGCACGCTCGTTCAAGACATCTTGTACAACACGCTGGCCCGCCGCCTGCATCGCGCTTCGACCATTCCCGGCGCGCACGATGCCCTGCGCGGCATGGAGAACATCAACAAGGTCATCCGCGTCGATCAGCAGCCGATCGGCAACAGCCCCAGCTCGAATCCGGCGACCTATACCGGCGTGTTCGACTTGATTCGCGACCTGTTCGCTCAGCTGCCTGACGCCAAGGTCCGCGGCTACACGGCGCGTCGCTTCAGCTTCAACGTCGAAGGGGGACGCTGCGAAGACTGCCAAGGCATGGGGCAGAAATGCATCGAGATGCACTTCCTGCCCGACGTGTGGGTCACCTGCGAAACGTGCAACGGGCTGCGTTACAACGAAGAGACGCTCGCGGTCAAATTCCACGGAAAGTCGATTTCCGAAGTGCTCGAAATGTCGTGTGGCCAGGCCGTGCAGCTGTTCGAGAACATCCCCAAGATTCGCCGCACGCTGCAGACGCTATGCGACGTGGGTCTCGATTACGTCACGCTCGGCCAGTCGGCCCCGACCCTTTCCGGTGGCGAAGCCCAACGCGTGAAGCTCGCTTCGGAACTGGCTCGGCCTGATACGGGCCGCACGCTGTACCTTTTGGACGAACCTTCGACCGGGCTGCACTTCGAGGACCTGAAGAAGTTGCTGGACGTGTTCCATCGGCTGGTCGACCTGGGCAATACGGTGATCGTGATCGAACACAATCTCGACATCTTGAAGCAGGCCGACTGGGTCATCGAGATGGGTCCCGAAGCCGGCCAGGCGGGCGGCCAGGTCGTGACGGTCGGTACGCCGGAAGATATCGTCGCGTACTCGAAGTCGTTCCTCAAGCTGGCCAAGAAGCAGAAGAGCGAAGAGTCGACCCTGACCGACGAACGAGGCATGACCTGGCTGCGCAGTCATACTGGCGAAGCGCTGGGCCCCGTGCTGGAAGCGGCCCCGCGCGAAGAGCGTCCGCAGTACGATCCGCACGCGGCGGAGCAGCAGCGCGAAGGAGACCTCGACATCGACGACGTGGGTGCCCAAATCCAGATGCCTTGGGAACTCGACGGACGACGTTGGCACACGAAGGATCGCGTCGGACGCGACGGGCAGCCGTGTAACTGGGACGGCAAGATCCTGGCCGAGGTGGTCGATCGCATTCAAGCTTCCGACTCGTTCAGCGACCCCAACTGGAACTCGCGGACGATCGTCGAGATCGCGGCGAAGAAGAAATCGGACGGCTGGTTCTTCCACGGCATCACCGGCGAAAGCTGGCTGGTGAAGCTGAAGTTCCGCGTGATGAAGGGGACGTTCAACAAGTACGAACTACCCCAGGAACTCAACTTGCCAACCCTCAACCAGATGGACGACCTGCCGATCTACAGCAACGATCCGCGGGTGAAGGTCAAAAACCTGCGTGGTCCGTTCCAGGAAGTCGAGATCAGGGCCCACAGCTGGCAAGAGATCAACAAGCCGGAGTTCTGGAAGTTCGTCGACGACGCGATCATCGGCTTTCAGAAGTATGAGTCGACCATCAGCCAGGACGTCGAAAGCCACATGCCGTGGAAGAAGCTCGGCGAGAAGTGGCACCTGTCGCGCAAGGGCTTCCCGCCGGGCAAAAAGGTAGCGTGGGACCAGTCGGTGCTGGAAGAGGTGATCGAGCTGCTGAAAGAAGTCGCTCCGCAAGGCGAGATCCTGTGGAACAACCAGATGCTGATCAACATGATGATCCCCGGCAAGCGGACCGCGTGGGCCGTGGTGACGACCAAGAAGCCGGAACATGTTCGGCTGGAACTGAAGACCTCTAAAGCGTCCACGACGCAGGGCAGAATCGCCGGATTAGGCCACGAACCGGACGTCGATCAGTCGCGCAGCGGCGAAGAGATCGTGCGGCTTCACTTCCGCCATGATGCGGACCTGCAAAAGGGTGATTTGCGAGCGTTTTTGAAGGAGAGCTTCGAAGGCGAATCTTCCTCTGGTCAGCGATCGCTCCTCTAA
- a CDS encoding CoA-binding protein — MVSKPTVAILGASAERSKYGNKSVRAHLERGYDVYPVNPRGGQIEGLKVYTSVKDIPVDQLDRISVYVPPQIGMKMVSDIASKPAREVFFNPGSESAELLEAARQRGIDPIQACSIVSVGVTPHAFD; from the coding sequence ATGGTGTCGAAGCCAACTGTGGCCATCTTGGGAGCAAGTGCGGAGCGTTCCAAATACGGGAACAAATCCGTCCGAGCTCATCTGGAGCGCGGGTACGATGTTTACCCCGTGAACCCAAGAGGTGGCCAGATCGAAGGTCTTAAGGTTTACACCTCGGTGAAAGACATTCCGGTCGATCAGCTGGATCGCATCAGCGTATACGTTCCGCCTCAAATCGGTATGAAGATGGTGAGCGACATCGCTTCGAAGCCGGCTCGTGAAGTCTTCTTCAATCCTGGCAGCGAAAGCGCCGAGCTGCTGGAAGCCGCTCGCCAGCGTGGCATCGACCCGATCCAGGCCTGCAGCATTGTCAGCGTCGGCGTAACGCCTCACGCATTCGATTAG
- a CDS encoding IS110 family RNA-guided transposase, which translates to MPSLPTFVGLDYHQDLVQVCVLDSEGRTLANRSVRNEADLIARFALQHGTPQRVAIEACCGAADLAEELVTHRNLPVQLAHPGYVARMKRSPDKTDLADAQLLADLARVNYLPSVWLAPEATRQLRRLVRHRAQLVRRRRDVKLRIRGLLRENRVPSPGGTPWTKKWLTWLQETDDLAPSDRWLVEDHLEELTSLGRRIRAVEAKIRHTVEDDPVVAKLLTMPGVGLVTAVTLRAEIGRFDRFTRGKQLARFCGVTPRNASSGQRQADAGLIKAGNPDLRTVLIELGHRLIRQTSGPWTKLATGMLSRGKPKNVVVAAVANRWVRWLHHELRRETPQADRVLEQAV; encoded by the coding sequence ATGCCTAGTTTACCAACTTTCGTCGGGCTTGATTACCATCAGGATTTGGTTCAGGTGTGTGTTTTGGATTCGGAAGGGCGGACGCTGGCGAATCGGTCGGTGCGGAATGAGGCTGATTTGATTGCCCGCTTTGCGTTGCAGCATGGCACGCCGCAACGCGTGGCGATCGAGGCCTGTTGCGGGGCGGCCGATCTGGCCGAGGAACTGGTCACCCATCGCAATTTGCCGGTGCAGCTGGCTCATCCAGGCTACGTCGCACGGATGAAGCGTTCGCCTGACAAAACCGACCTGGCCGATGCCCAACTGCTGGCCGATCTGGCTCGCGTCAATTACCTGCCGAGCGTGTGGCTGGCCCCCGAAGCAACGCGGCAACTGCGACGCCTGGTCCGCCATCGGGCTCAATTGGTGCGGCGGCGGCGGGACGTTAAACTGCGGATTCGTGGGCTTTTACGAGAAAACCGGGTGCCTTCACCGGGCGGCACGCCTTGGACGAAGAAGTGGCTCACATGGCTGCAGGAAACAGACGACTTGGCACCAAGCGACCGGTGGCTTGTGGAAGACCACCTCGAGGAATTGACTTCCCTGGGGCGTCGCATCCGTGCTGTGGAAGCCAAGATCAGGCACACGGTCGAAGACGATCCGGTCGTTGCGAAGCTTCTGACAATGCCCGGCGTGGGGCTGGTGACGGCGGTTACGCTTCGCGCCGAGATCGGTCGCTTCGATCGCTTCACGCGTGGCAAGCAACTGGCTCGGTTCTGCGGAGTGACGCCTCGCAATGCCAGCAGTGGACAACGTCAGGCAGATGCAGGACTGATCAAGGCCGGCAACCCCGACCTGCGGACTGTGTTGATCGAATTGGGGCATCGACTGATTCGACAAACAAGTGGCCCATGGACCAAGCTAGCGACCGGCATGCTGAGTCGAGGCAAACCGAAGAACGTGGTGGTCGCGGCGGTCGCCAATCGTTGGGTTCGCTGGCTGCACCACGAACTACGCCGCGAAACGCCCCAAGCGGATCGCGTTTTAGAGCAAGCCGTTTAA
- the thiS gene encoding sulfur carrier protein ThiS, translated as MKIRINEEERDVPEGASVADVVETLSLNPKFIAVEVNLELIPRGEHATYKLSAGDQLEVVTLVGGG; from the coding sequence ATGAAAATACGTATTAACGAAGAGGAACGCGACGTCCCGGAAGGTGCCTCCGTGGCGGACGTCGTCGAGACTCTTTCGCTGAATCCCAAATTCATCGCCGTGGAAGTCAACCTGGAACTCATCCCGCGCGGCGAGCACGCAACCTATAAGTTGTCTGCTGGCGACCAGTTAGAAGTCGTGACCCTGGTAGGAGGTGGCTAA